One genomic segment of Scomber japonicus isolate fScoJap1 chromosome 23, fScoJap1.pri, whole genome shotgun sequence includes these proteins:
- the ssbp1 gene encoding single-stranded DNA-binding protein, mitochondrial isoform X1 yields the protein MLRSASAQMFRQLVRYRSSETNLILERSINRVQLLGRVGQDPVMRQVEGRNPVTIFSVATNEMWRSGEGEVTSTGDISQKTTWHRVSVFKPGLRDVAYQYVKKGSRILVEGKLDYGEYVDKNQVRRQATTIIADNIIFLSDNIRDRT from the exons ATGTTGAGAAGTGCCTCCGCTCAG ATGTTCAGACAGCTGGTGAGATACAGGAGTTCAGAAACCAACCTCATCCTGGAGAGAT CGATAAACCGTGTGCAGCTGTTGGGTCGAGTCGGTCAGGATCCCGTGATGAGACAAGTGGAGGGTCGCAACCCGGTTACCATCTTCTCCGTGGCAACCAACGAGATGTGGCGCTctggagagggagaggtgaCCTCAACAG GTGACATCAGTCAGAAGACGACGTGGCATCGCGTGTCAGTGTTTAAACCCGGTCTGAGAGATGTGGCTTACCAATACGTCAAGAAAGG GTCCAGGATTCTAGTGGAGGGAAAACTGGACTACGGAGAGTACGTGGACAAGAACCAAGTGAGACGCCAAGCCACCACCATCATCGCAG ACAACATCATCTTCCTGAGCGACAACATCCGAGACAGGACCTGA
- the ssbp1 gene encoding single-stranded DNA-binding protein, mitochondrial isoform X2, protein MFVLSLLQMFRQLVRYRSSETNLILERSINRVQLLGRVGQDPVMRQVEGRNPVTIFSVATNEMWRSGEGEVTSTGDISQKTTWHRVSVFKPGLRDVAYQYVKKGSRILVEGKLDYGEYVDKNQVRRQATTIIADNIIFLSDNIRDRT, encoded by the exons atgtttgtgcTGTCACTCCTCCAGATGTTCAGACAGCTGGTGAGATACAGGAGTTCAGAAACCAACCTCATCCTGGAGAGAT CGATAAACCGTGTGCAGCTGTTGGGTCGAGTCGGTCAGGATCCCGTGATGAGACAAGTGGAGGGTCGCAACCCGGTTACCATCTTCTCCGTGGCAACCAACGAGATGTGGCGCTctggagagggagaggtgaCCTCAACAG GTGACATCAGTCAGAAGACGACGTGGCATCGCGTGTCAGTGTTTAAACCCGGTCTGAGAGATGTGGCTTACCAATACGTCAAGAAAGG GTCCAGGATTCTAGTGGAGGGAAAACTGGACTACGGAGAGTACGTGGACAAGAACCAAGTGAGACGCCAAGCCACCACCATCATCGCAG ACAACATCATCTTCCTGAGCGACAACATCCGAGACAGGACCTGA